The following are encoded in a window of Sminthopsis crassicaudata isolate SCR6 chromosome 3, ASM4859323v1, whole genome shotgun sequence genomic DNA:
- the LOC141564550 gene encoding sulfotransferase 2A1-like, with protein sequence MEDSDKCKLVKGIPFIQKIHNMEAIEKMYDDFEVRDKDVIIMAYPKSGTHWMIDIVSLIYSNGDPSWIKSVPSWKRSPWIEMKSGSEIIKSKKDPRLFTSHLPVHLFPKSYFNSKAKMIYIARNPRDVIVSFYHFIAPFALHSSWSAFENFFESFLQGNVVYGSWFDHIKGWLPMRNSEKFLFLTYEELHQDLKANVEKICGFLRKKLSEKEISSVLENASFQAMEKHRLENNEPVIHLKPIQLVLMRKGICGEWKNYFTVAQMETFNKLYQKKMEGLDQDLFPWNQC encoded by the exons ATGGAAGACTCAGACAAATGTAAATTGGTGAAAGGGATTCCTTTCATTCAGAAAATCCACAATATGGAGGCAATTGAAAAAATGTACGATGATTTTGAGGTTCGGGACAAAGATGTCATCATAATGGCCTATCCCAAGTCAG GAACCCACTGGATGATAGATATCGTCAGTCTGATCTACTCCAATGGGGACCCCAGTTGGATCAAATCTGTCCCTTCTTGGAAACGCTCTCCCTGGATAGAAATGAAAAGTGGCTCTGAAATTATCAAGAGTAAGAAAGACCCAAGACTCTTCACTTCTCATCTTCCAGTCCATCTTTTCCCTAAATCCTATTTTAACAGCAAGGCCAAA ATGATTTATATTGCCAGGAATCCAAGGGATGTCATCGTATCTTTTTACCATTTCATCGCTCCCTTTGCACTTCACAGCTCATGGTCAGCTTTTGAAAATTTCTTTGAAAGCTTCCTGCAAGGAAATG TAGTGTATGGATCCTGGTTTGATCACATCAAAGGATGGCTGCccatgagaaattcagagaagttcTTGTTCCTAACTTATGAGGAACTTCATCAG GATCTTAAGGCCAATGTGGAGAAGATTTGTGGATTCCTGCGAAAAAAGTTGAGTGAGAAAGAAATAAGCTCAGTCTTAGAGAATGCCTCCTTCCAAGCTATGGAAAAACATAGACTGGAAAATAATGAGCCAGTTATACATCTGAAACCGATCCAACTAGTGCTGATGAGAAAAG GAATCTGTGGAGAgtggaaaaattatttcacagtGGCCCAGATGGAAACATTCAACAAGCTATACCAAAAGAAGATGGAAGGCTTGGACCAGGACCTGTTTCCATGGAATCAATGCTGA